The following proteins are encoded in a genomic region of Sneathiella marina:
- the gshB gene encoding glutathione synthase → MSLIVALQMDPIEDVDIDGDSTFVLALEAQARGHKLLHYGPQDLSFSSGEIIAAARPITVARDKGNHFTAGEVERIDLSKVDVVLMRQDPPFDMSYITATHLLEHIHPKTLVVNDPVSVRNAPEKLFVTHFEGILPPTLISTNIDEIKSFRSEHKDIIIKPLYGNGGAGVFHLKPDDENLSALCEMFTEFYREPMIVQKYLPEVRQGDKRIILVDGEPVGAINRIPQEGEVRSNMHVGGKAVKSQLTSRERDICDAIGPALKEQGLIFVGIDVIGDYLTEINVTSPTGLQEINRYDGVKLEATIWDCLEEKIL, encoded by the coding sequence ATGAGTCTTATCGTTGCCCTTCAAATGGACCCAATCGAGGATGTTGACATTGACGGAGACAGTACCTTTGTTCTCGCTCTGGAAGCACAGGCGCGCGGCCATAAACTGCTTCATTACGGTCCTCAGGATCTTTCCTTTTCGAGCGGCGAGATTATAGCCGCCGCCCGACCGATAACAGTGGCGCGGGACAAGGGGAACCATTTTACCGCAGGCGAAGTTGAACGCATTGATTTGTCAAAAGTGGATGTTGTCCTGATGCGCCAGGATCCGCCCTTTGACATGTCTTACATTACGGCCACACATCTATTGGAGCATATCCATCCAAAGACCCTTGTTGTGAATGATCCGGTTAGTGTCCGAAACGCGCCGGAGAAGCTGTTTGTTACACATTTTGAAGGTATTTTGCCGCCGACATTGATTTCAACGAACATTGATGAAATCAAATCTTTTCGGTCTGAACATAAAGACATCATTATCAAGCCACTTTATGGAAATGGCGGTGCCGGCGTCTTTCATTTGAAGCCGGACGATGAGAATCTCTCCGCCCTTTGCGAAATGTTTACTGAATTTTACCGTGAACCGATGATTGTCCAGAAATACCTGCCGGAGGTTCGCCAAGGTGACAAGCGCATTATTCTGGTAGATGGAGAGCCTGTCGGTGCCATTAACCGCATTCCTCAAGAAGGTGAAGTTCGCTCAAATATGCATGTGGGCGGGAAGGCGGTAAAATCCCAACTAACCTCCCGCGAGCGGGATATTTGCGATGCTATTGGTCCGGCCCTGAAAGAACAGGGATTGATTTTCGTCGGAATTGACGTGATCGGCGATTACCTGACGGAAATCAATGTTACGTCACCGACAGGGCTTCAAGAGATAAACCGCTATGACGGTGTCAAACTAGAAGCAACGATCTGGGATTGTCTGGAAGAGAAAATTCTCTGA
- a CDS encoding BON domain-containing protein — protein MKTVAFICFSLLAMSFLSGCAGVILGGAAATGVAVAEERSVGTIVDDATIATQIRGKIFDKSEPLFTDTATTVNDGIVLITGQVPTPDDRIELARIAWSVQGVKQVHNRTTVKGQGENPNFASDALITTKLKYQLLADSKIMNINYSVETVGKVVYLMGVAQNQAELDRVEAHAKEISGVRSIVSYVQLKSALYKNKTS, from the coding sequence ATGAAAACCGTTGCGTTTATTTGTTTTTCCCTTTTAGCAATGTCCTTCTTATCCGGTTGTGCAGGAGTGATCCTTGGTGGTGCCGCGGCAACGGGCGTGGCCGTCGCCGAAGAGAGATCGGTGGGGACAATTGTAGATGATGCGACTATTGCGACGCAAATTCGGGGTAAGATTTTTGATAAAAGCGAACCCTTGTTCACCGATACTGCAACAACCGTTAATGATGGTATTGTATTGATCACCGGCCAGGTACCTACGCCGGATGACCGGATAGAGCTGGCCCGTATCGCCTGGAGTGTTCAGGGCGTAAAGCAGGTCCATAACCGGACGACGGTAAAGGGCCAGGGCGAGAACCCTAATTTCGCCTCAGACGCCCTCATTACGACGAAGCTTAAATATCAACTTCTTGCTGATTCCAAAATTATGAATATTAACTACTCGGTTGAGACGGTGGGTAAGGTCGTCTATTTGATGGGCGTTGCACAAAACCAGGCAGAGCTGGACCGCGTCGAAGCGCATGCGAAGGAAATCTCTGGCGTTCGGAGCATTGTTAGTTATGTGCAACTCAAAAGCGCGCTCTATAAAAACAAAACTTCTTGA
- a CDS encoding YraN family protein, translated as MAHLRKDEQRQNRKRAYFRGRTAETLASAYLRCKGYHIVARGYRKPFGEIDIIARRNNLLIAVEVKSRHQMQAALYAVSTKQKYRINKALEAFVMERPRFSDFTLRMDVLLFTSFLRLPRHIENAW; from the coding sequence TTGGCGCATTTGCGAAAAGACGAACAAAGGCAAAACAGAAAGCGAGCTTACTTCCGGGGGCGCACTGCTGAAACCCTGGCGTCGGCTTATCTTCGTTGCAAGGGCTATCACATTGTGGCGCGCGGTTACAGAAAACCGTTTGGGGAGATTGATATAATTGCCCGCCGGAACAATCTGCTCATTGCGGTTGAAGTCAAATCGCGGCACCAAATGCAAGCAGCGCTTTATGCCGTTTCGACGAAGCAAAAATATCGTATCAATAAAGCTTTGGAAGCCTTTGTCATGGAAAGGCCAAGATTTAGTGATTTTACATTGCGAATGGATGTTCTGCTTTTCACGTCGTTTCTGCGATTGCCACGTCACATTGAGAATGCATGGTGA
- a CDS encoding penicillin-binding protein activator, giving the protein MFLLKIVSRSRMAAVWNSALSFSAIALLSVAIAACQQTPAADSDQEAKDLANASTATSQDLDKLLPPKSNSPYEDLANTPTAAPFDPYSRFIEPAPSVIGTAVPEFGTATSSVKVAILLPLSGAHQNIGNDLLRAANMALFDLNNPQLQLMPYDTKGTTRGAESAAAEALVAGAELILGPLFSTSVGPVRALARPRNVNVVTFSTDTTVAGDGVFVMGLTVGQQVQRIMEFSYRQGLLNFAVLAPDSPYGDAVINNVFASGDTLGLNIDRVMRYPVNVEQGAQDLHEIAKIMGDYTLRQKQLEEEIKLYENETDTASEEYVEKLEKMDTFGDVSFDALIIPEGGARLKELAPLLSYYDIDPEVVQFIGTGLWADQSLTSEPALVGGWFSAPSPEKAKAFQARFEQIYQYPPSRIASLAYDATALAGLLAQDPPEARFDRVSIENANGFTGYDGIFRFPENGIAERGLAVLEVGRRELLIIEPAPEGFEQLIN; this is encoded by the coding sequence TTGTTTCTTTTAAAAATCGTGTCTCGATCGCGGATGGCGGCGGTCTGGAATTCGGCACTATCCTTCAGCGCAATCGCGCTGTTGTCAGTTGCGATTGCCGCCTGTCAGCAAACACCGGCAGCTGACAGTGATCAAGAAGCAAAAGACCTTGCGAATGCAAGCACGGCAACCTCTCAGGATCTTGACAAGCTTCTTCCCCCGAAAAGCAATTCCCCCTATGAAGACCTGGCCAATACACCGACGGCAGCTCCTTTTGATCCGTATTCGCGATTTATAGAGCCGGCACCTTCTGTTATAGGAACGGCTGTTCCCGAATTCGGTACCGCGACCTCCTCTGTCAAAGTTGCTATTCTTCTACCTCTGTCAGGGGCGCATCAAAATATCGGGAACGATCTTTTACGGGCCGCCAATATGGCTCTGTTCGACCTCAACAATCCACAACTGCAACTGATGCCTTACGACACGAAGGGCACAACCCGCGGTGCGGAAAGCGCTGCCGCAGAAGCGCTTGTTGCTGGCGCCGAACTCATCCTGGGTCCGCTCTTCTCAACGTCGGTTGGTCCCGTGCGCGCCCTCGCTCGCCCCCGCAACGTCAATGTCGTAACTTTCTCTACGGACACGACAGTAGCCGGAGACGGCGTGTTTGTCATGGGGTTGACTGTCGGCCAGCAGGTTCAGCGAATAATGGAGTTTTCCTATCGCCAGGGATTGCTGAATTTCGCCGTCCTCGCACCGGATTCGCCTTACGGAGATGCGGTGATCAATAATGTTTTTGCGTCAGGAGATACCCTGGGGCTAAATATTGACCGTGTTATGCGATATCCTGTCAATGTCGAGCAGGGCGCGCAAGACCTGCATGAAATTGCGAAGATTATGGGGGACTACACGTTACGTCAAAAGCAGCTTGAAGAAGAAATTAAGCTGTATGAAAACGAAACCGATACAGCATCTGAGGAGTATGTCGAAAAGCTCGAAAAAATGGATACCTTTGGGGATGTCTCTTTCGATGCCCTTATCATTCCCGAAGGCGGCGCCCGTTTGAAGGAATTAGCGCCGCTTCTTTCCTATTATGATATTGACCCCGAAGTGGTACAGTTTATCGGCACGGGTCTTTGGGCGGATCAGTCCCTGACCTCAGAACCCGCACTGGTTGGTGGCTGGTTCTCGGCACCGTCTCCAGAAAAGGCAAAAGCGTTTCAGGCGCGATTTGAGCAGATTTACCAATATCCGCCGTCTCGCATTGCAAGTCTCGCCTATGATGCGACAGCACTGGCTGGCTTATTGGCGCAAGACCCTCCTGAGGCAAGATTTGATCGTGTTTCCATTGAAAATGCCAACGGGTTTACTGGATATGACGGTATATTCCGTTTTCCGGAAAATGGTATTGCCGAGCGCGGGTTGGCTGTCCTTGAAGTCGGACGACGGGAATTGTTAATTATTGAACCTGCGCCAGAGGGATTTGAGCAGCTTATTAACTAA